Part of the Vidua macroura isolate BioBank_ID:100142 chromosome 27, ASM2450914v1, whole genome shotgun sequence genome, ATcaagctgctgccagcagagctgggaaaggaaggggagcagcctgagcagagTGCTGTGGAACTGGTAATGGATACAGAGCTGTATCATGGCCTGAAGAGCCAGGGACAttccccctgcctgcccagagACAGGATCAGAGATCCCAGAGGAGGAGGGGGCTTGTCAAAGCACAGCTCCCTGCGGCTGCCAAGGggagcagggctcagcagagggGTCTGTGGTACCATggaggaggctgggctgggggcttcAGGTTTAGGCTTGgctcctgagctgggctgggagcctCGTGCAGCACACACTCCTGTCAGAGGGGCAATTGCTTCTTTATCTGAATCTCTTACACAGCCTGGGTCTGTCAGCCACTCTCCCCAAGCACAGCCTGCCTCCAGGAAGCGCCAGCTGTGCTCCAGACAGAGCTCCCAGGTGGGAAAgaagcccaggctggagctgggtttTGGCCTCTCCCCTCTGGGTGAGCAGATGGAGCCGGTGAGTGGTGGGATGGGAGCACAGGGTGCAGGGCAGGTGtctgagccagccctgcccgctGTGGTGGGGGCTGGcagcctgtccctgggcacagagctctccaGCAGACCTCACAGTTCCCTTGCTTTGGATCTGTGCCTGTGTGAGAGCCCTGGGGACCCTGTATGCCAGCCAGGAGCCCcgggagctgtggctgcaggttTGGATCCTGGGGAGGCAGCTGtagccagcactgccagcgagtgtggctggagcagggagagatcCCAAGGGAGGCAGTGCGGAGGGGACAGTGACAACGCACCCAGGAATGGGAACAGGCCTGCTCTGGAGAGCACAGCGAGCAGGACCAgctgccctgctggctgcctgccctCTCCCACATtgcctgtggctgcagccagaTGTTGCTGCTCACTCcatgtcagggcagcagaagaaGCAGCCCCTGGAGCTCCCGACATGCCCAGGCAGGGCACGGAGCGGGTGCAGAGCCCCAGCCTCCTCCCGCCTGCTCCCCAGAGCCCAGAGGCTGCTCACGGCCTCGGCAGGAGCTCCTCGGAGTCAGACTGGGAtgtgcagctgctccccagcctctcAGGTGTCCAGGGCTGCAGGATCCCAGCTGTGGACagggacttgctccagcagacACACGTCCGTGTGAAGGACAGCGGGTACGAgtctcagctctgctctgtgctgaaggAGTCGGAGCTGGCCTGGGCAAGCCGAGAGGACAAGAACTGCAGGAACTGCTGCACAGAGACCAGAGGAGCCTCTTTTTCCATACCTGGGACATTGTTTGGCAGCTAAAACATCTCCAGGCTGCTCTCTGGAGCCTTGGTGGGAGCTGAGAAGTGGTTGGGGCGGGATTTACCAAggcaccctctgtgccaggaccAGGAGGCACATCCCAGAGTGAGGACAGCActggcagcctgggcagctctCCTGGTGGGAACTGATGGGGATGCAGTGGCTTCCCTGtcctcccctcctctctgctggccATGTTTGGAGCCAGCAGCTTCCTCTGAGTCCTCACAGACACTGACACAGTGGTGCCTCTGGAAGTCTCTCTTCAATGGCAATGTGCTCTTCGCCCTTccagagggagagcagagcctgttCCTCCTCTCACATGGTCCCCAGAGCTGCAAAGACTTAGGACAAGAGGGTCATGGGGATAAGATTTGTGCTCTTCATGTGGTCTGGGGGTTGTCTTTACATATTTTCAGGTGGTTTCAACTTGTCTGAGGTTTTTTTACAAACTTTtgaactttgaaataaaatggagGGATGAGATTCTGCTCTGCCTTACTGTGGATGGAATGTGTctgggggcaggagcagagcagtaGGGGTTGGGTGGAGGAAGCTTTGTTGGAAGGGGTCTGTGGGCAATGGGCACTATGATCAAGGGGGCACAGGGGTTTGTCCAGCCCCAGAACATCACCCCAAACATGGTTTGCCAGaggagtgtggccagcaggcaCTGGGAAGCTGTTGTACCCAGTGCAGAGGTGGTGCCCAGCAAGGAGGGGTGTGGAGAAACTGGAGAGCCTGTTCACCTCTCCTGGGTGTGGGGCCAAGGGATGGAGGTCAGAGACAGGCTGGGCTGGCTAAGAGGATGTTCTGGAGTGTCTAAAAGCAGCTTGTGGCTTCTTGAAGGGCAGTTCCAAGCAGAGTGGAGCCAGCCCTTCTGTGAT contains:
- the DBF4B gene encoding protein DBF4 homolog B, with translation MAGTASPRPLRGQSFYLDLPSGRSARDLAEAIGRLGGVTESFLSKEVTCVVSSNREAKRGQARPREEKQSSPAAEGTKSTSSVPTAPKGTPTRPRQKPPYTALLSRGKELLNKAMKNQDTCSGSSILANARLWGVQILHVDEMLSYAQQLLRAISGARKQCQKTEVKCPASRSKIRKGKLKPPFLKVEDQSRQFRPLHHQFQSFPDLNFLAPKSSSPFEPLKSLSNFCQARGAEGCALHSAEGKSPRSTHVTVPRKRRGFCECCQETFEELQKHLQSPQHQRFARDRSQYIPVDRVISQLTNSFVEWSAKVPWSCLADEHVVPQARSTGGIKLLPAELGKEGEQPEQSAVELVMDTELYHGLKSQGHSPCLPRDRIRDPRGGGGLSKHSSLRLPRGAGLSRGVCGTMEEAGLGASGLGLAPELGWEPRAAHTPVRGAIASLSESLTQPGSVSHSPQAQPASRKRQLCSRQSSQVGKKPRLELGFGLSPLGEQMEPVSGGMGAQGAGQVSEPALPAVVGAGSLSLGTELSSRPHSSLALDLCLCESPGDPVCQPGAPGAVAAGLDPGEAAVASTASECGWSRERSQGRQCGGDSDNAPRNGNRPALESTASRTSCPAGCLPSPTLPVAAARCCCSLHVRAAEEAAPGAPDMPRQGTERVQSPSLLPPAPQSPEAAHGLGRSSSESDWDVQLLPSLSGVQGCRIPAVDRDLLQQTHVRVKDSGYESQLCSVLKESELAWASREDKNCRNCCTETRGASFSIPGTLFGS